From the Leguminivora glycinivorella isolate SPB_JAAS2020 chromosome 15, LegGlyc_1.1, whole genome shotgun sequence genome, one window contains:
- the LOC125234013 gene encoding survival motor neuron protein: protein MSANKILFERGARKTSQSDQYDGVEGNDWDDTSLNSAYDTAMKIAKAEVAKRVAMSTNTKLDNRNDQKPSKKPSKIKQPVASSSKTKEWKAGMACRAVYEEDGLEYEAFILRIVEDQQHCVVRFLGYENCEMVPLDSLTPSLGKNARQKQIEEAALEKEDYTECESDRTTSKKENQTEPNLEWRECGSDRVLSPGSTEYSYERKQKSPKKKKNQKPNFEMPEMPFSMPSMPNIQMRSMMANLGSLDMPLPPPPISIPTERPDPEEQAVSSMLMSWYMSGYYTGLYQGMKRAKQSRKRM, encoded by the exons ATGTCAGCAAACAAAATTCTCTTCGAGAGAGGTGCACGGAAAACC TCTCAATCCGACCAATATGATGGGGTGGAAGGAAACGACTGGGATGACACTTCGCTCAACTCTGCATACGATACAGCAATGAAAATAGCTAAGGCTGAGGTCGCGAAACGAGTGGCTATGTCTACAAATACTAAACTAGATAACCGCAATG ACCAAAAGCCATCCAAAAAGCCTTCGAAAATTAAACAACCGGTGGCTAGCTCATCGAAAACGAAGGAATGGAAAGCTGGCATGGCATGCAGAGCAGTGTATGAAGAAGACGGGCTCGAATATGAGGCTTTTATACTCCGAATAGTGGAAGATCAGCAGCACTGTGTAGTTAGATTCTTAG GATATGAAAATTGCGAAATGGTGCCTCTAGACAGTCTAACCCCGAGCCTTGGGAAGAATGCTCGTCAAAAGCAAATCGAAGAAGCAGCGCTTGAGAAGGAAGATTATACAGAGTGCGAGAGTGACAGAACTACGAGTAAGAAAGAGAACCAGACGGAGCCAAACTTGGAGTGGAGAGAGTGTGGGAGCGATAGAGTCCTGAGCCCTGGTAGTACAG AATACTCTTATGAAAGAAAACAGAAATCGcccaagaagaagaagaatcaaAAGCCAAATTTCGAGATGCCTGAAATGCCGTTCTCAATGCCTAGTATGCCGAATATTCAAATGCGGAGTATGATGGCAAAT CTTGGTTCCCTAGACATGCCGCTGCCCCCTCCACCGATTTCAATCCCAACAGAACGCCCCGACCCGGAGGAACAAGCGGTCTCTTCCATGCTGATGAGCTGGTACATGAGCGGGTACTACACAGGACTGTACCAGGGAATGAAACG AGCAAAGCAGAGCCGCAAGCGAATGTGA